In one window of Microbacterium natoriense DNA:
- a CDS encoding ABC transporter permease translates to MTKRVKAVLLRIAGIAASALAVLWGAATLAFLAFRVIPGDPVSVMLGPQAQVSDAVKDSIRVELGLDRPPLEQYAAFIGRLAQGDLGESYQLRMPVAEVIGRQLGATLQLSAVALVIAVVLALTVTVLVRGRLGRALAAGVELVVLSSPVFWIGLVLLSVFAFGLGWFPVSGARNPATIVLPAVTLALPVAALLSQVLRDGLVQAERMPFAETVRARGAGPSWFTVRHGLRHGGAGAITLAAYLTGSVLGGAVLVETVFARPGLGRITLSAISNRDLPVITGIILLSALVFVCVNIVVELSHPLIDPRLRSQQRAVR, encoded by the coding sequence GTGACGAAGCGCGTGAAGGCGGTGCTGCTGAGGATCGCCGGGATCGCCGCATCCGCTCTCGCCGTTCTCTGGGGGGCAGCCACCCTCGCCTTCCTCGCGTTCCGGGTGATCCCCGGTGACCCGGTGTCTGTCATGCTCGGACCACAGGCCCAGGTGAGCGACGCGGTCAAGGATTCCATCCGGGTGGAACTGGGACTCGATCGGCCTCCGCTGGAGCAGTACGCGGCGTTCATCGGGCGACTCGCGCAGGGCGACCTGGGCGAGTCGTACCAGCTGCGGATGCCGGTCGCAGAGGTGATCGGCAGACAGCTCGGTGCGACGCTGCAGTTGTCGGCGGTGGCTCTCGTCATCGCGGTGGTCCTGGCTCTCACAGTGACGGTGCTGGTGCGGGGTCGGCTCGGGAGGGCGTTGGCCGCGGGCGTCGAGCTGGTCGTGCTGTCATCGCCGGTGTTCTGGATCGGCCTCGTGCTGCTCAGCGTGTTCGCGTTCGGGCTGGGTTGGTTCCCCGTATCAGGAGCGCGCAATCCGGCCACCATCGTGCTTCCCGCCGTCACTCTCGCGTTGCCGGTGGCCGCGCTTCTGAGTCAGGTGCTCAGAGACGGCCTGGTGCAGGCGGAGCGGATGCCGTTCGCCGAGACAGTCCGCGCACGCGGCGCCGGGCCTTCCTGGTTCACCGTGCGGCACGGACTGCGGCACGGCGGTGCAGGAGCGATCACACTCGCCGCGTATCTGACGGGGTCTGTGCTGGGTGGTGCCGTGCTCGTCGAAACGGTGTTCGCACGCCCTGGGCTCGGACGCATCACGCTCTCGGCGATCAGCAACCGAGACCTGCCGGTCATCACCGGCATCATCCTGCTGAGCGCCCTGGTGTTCGTGTGCGTGAACATCGTCGTCGAGCTGTCGCATCCGCTGATCGACCCACGGCTGCGTTCACAGCAGAGGGCTGTTCGATGA
- a CDS encoding ABC transporter substrate-binding protein, with the protein MPARLTRRLLPLAAIAAASALVLSACAPSAGGESGGDELVWSIEGANLSAGHMDPQVSQLDVSGMVQRAVLDSLVFQEDDGSFSPWLATKWDVSPDSTEYTFTLRDDVTFTDGEKFDAAAVKANFDRIVDPETESAQAASMLGADFYDGTEVIDDYTVKVSFTQPYAPFLQAASTPQLGFYSPKVLKESADKLKAGGPGITVGTGPFELTEYTPDQEIVYTRNDDYAWGPGEEGSKAPKFETLRVEIQPEASVRTGVIESGESDLASNVPPNLVAGLDDAITVDSVEYPGLPYSLYLNEKYGVFADEKVRQAFSRGIDIDAAVDEIYFGQFPRAWSVLGSTTPGYDASLEGTWPFDQDAANTLLDEAGWTARDADGIRMKDGKRLSVRWIAWTPIPDDRAALANAIQSDLKEIGFEVVREELEPGAYNEQYGPKTFDLTDWGFSGVDPDFLRNHLHTDGFQNASQVSDPALDALLEDAVATSDQGARDELYTEVQQWNAQHVAIVPLYSPSAITAVGERVKGLDYDLYGRPLFYDVSVG; encoded by the coding sequence ATGCCTGCACGCCTCACGCGTCGCCTCCTTCCCCTCGCCGCGATCGCCGCGGCATCCGCTCTCGTCCTGAGCGCCTGTGCGCCATCCGCCGGAGGAGAGAGCGGTGGCGACGAACTCGTATGGTCGATCGAAGGTGCGAACCTCTCGGCCGGGCACATGGATCCGCAGGTGAGCCAGCTCGACGTCTCGGGAATGGTTCAGCGCGCAGTGCTCGACTCGCTCGTCTTCCAGGAGGACGACGGCAGCTTCTCACCGTGGCTCGCCACGAAGTGGGACGTCTCTCCGGACAGCACCGAGTACACCTTCACGCTCCGCGACGATGTGACCTTCACCGACGGCGAGAAGTTCGACGCGGCCGCCGTCAAGGCGAACTTCGACCGCATCGTCGACCCCGAGACCGAATCGGCACAGGCAGCCAGCATGCTCGGCGCCGACTTCTACGACGGCACCGAGGTGATCGACGACTACACGGTGAAGGTCAGCTTCACGCAGCCGTACGCACCGTTCCTGCAGGCGGCGAGCACGCCGCAGCTCGGCTTCTACTCGCCGAAGGTTCTGAAGGAGTCGGCCGACAAGCTCAAGGCCGGCGGCCCCGGCATCACAGTCGGCACCGGCCCCTTCGAACTGACCGAGTACACGCCCGACCAGGAGATCGTGTACACGCGCAACGACGACTACGCCTGGGGCCCGGGCGAGGAAGGCTCGAAGGCCCCGAAGTTCGAGACGCTCCGCGTGGAGATTCAGCCCGAGGCGTCGGTGCGCACGGGCGTCATCGAGAGCGGCGAGTCCGATCTCGCCAGCAACGTGCCGCCGAACCTCGTGGCGGGCCTCGATGACGCGATCACGGTCGACTCCGTCGAGTACCCCGGTCTGCCGTACTCGCTGTACCTGAACGAGAAGTACGGCGTCTTCGCCGACGAGAAGGTGCGGCAGGCGTTCTCCCGCGGAATCGACATCGACGCAGCCGTCGACGAGATCTACTTCGGACAGTTCCCGCGCGCGTGGAGCGTCCTCGGGTCGACCACGCCCGGCTACGACGCCTCTCTCGAGGGAACCTGGCCCTTCGACCAGGATGCGGCGAACACTCTTCTGGACGAGGCAGGCTGGACCGCACGCGACGCCGACGGCATCCGCATGAAGGACGGCAAGCGCCTGTCCGTCCGCTGGATCGCGTGGACCCCGATCCCCGACGACCGCGCCGCTCTCGCGAACGCGATCCAGTCGGATCTCAAGGAGATCGGCTTCGAGGTCGTCCGCGAGGAGCTCGAGCCCGGCGCCTACAACGAGCAGTACGGACCCAAGACGTTCGATCTGACCGATTGGGGCTTCTCGGGCGTCGACCCCGACTTCCTGCGCAATCACCTGCACACCGACGGGTTCCAGAACGCCTCGCAGGTCTCCGATCCGGCGCTCGACGCACTGCTCGAAGACGCTGTGGCCACGAGCGATCAGGGCGCCCGTGACGAGCTCTACACCGAGGTGCAGCAGTGGAATGCGCAGCACGTCGCGATCGTGCCTCTCTACAGCCCCTCGGCGATCACCGCCGTGGGCGAGCGCGTCAAGGGACTCGACTACGACCTGTACGGCCGGCCGCTGTTCTACGATGTGAGCGTCGGCTGA